ttacaaatgtggaaactgtcTGAGGGAAGATGAAATTACTCAGGATCACAAATCTAGTACGTCTCCAAGGCTtagttttgaaataattttaatttctaacttCAAGCCAAAAGTCCAGCTCCTGTGTCATTTAGTTGCCTGGTTTGTCCCAATTTGGTAGTATTTACAACTCTTATgttattaaaaatggaaatttttctgTATAATTGTTAAGTATAAATCAATTCTTATAAAAGGAGTAATTGTAAATGTTAACCAGAATATTGTAATCATAgacattgaacttttaaaaagaagacgTTAGTATAAACAGTTTCAAAGATGTGAGAAATGGCTTCTAATTGGATGCAGCTAGAAATCTCTCTTTTACCAACTATACTCAATGCCTTGACCCCAATCTGCAGCAGTGAAACAGGCAAGACTtctaagggaaagtcagaaagagTGCTATAAATAAATAGCTTTGCCCATCTGAAGGAACAGGAATGGCAATCAGAATCTGAGCTTGTAGCAAGAAATTACCTCCAAAAAGAGTATCTAGGCAAGATTAAAACTTGACAAAAACATCCCCTAATTTGCTTTATAAATGACATAGGTTCTTGGATATAAAGCTATGATAACAATTCTGAATCAGAATTTATCCTAGATAATAATGACATCAAGCATATATAAACCAAATACTTTTTTGGtcttaaggggcagctaggtggcacagtggatagacctagagccaggaagactcttctttttGCATTCAACCTGACCTAGTTGTGTAAACTTGtttgctatttgcctcagttttctcatctttaaaaagatctggaatttgccaagaaaactaagatgggatcatgaagagttggacactactaaaaatgactgaacaacattaattttaatgatctagaaattTTTCAAGTTTCCTGTCTAGGTAGGATTTTATGAGTTTCCTGGCCGTTTTGCCTGTTTCTTATATATGCTACTTCATCTTCATTTTTGTATCAGTTGCCTTCCTTGTCAGGAATATAATCCCACCTCAATTCTCCACCTATAAGGTCCCTGTTGTCCCTCAAAACAGCTTTCCTAATCTTTCCCACCCATTTTCCCCATTACTCTTGAATTTATGTATAATCATTTCAGTACATATTTTTTAGTCTTTGTATGTTttgcacattgcctggcacatagtgataaatgaatacttgttgattaatttgGTTCATTTAGTTTGAGGAAATTTAAAACATTGACTTTTAAATCTAGACGTTAGAAATCAAGAATAAAGTTCACTTAATTTGGAGATAAGAAAACAGAACAGTAgaactaaagtgatttgccatagTCACTAGGCAGATATAATTTGAACCCAAAACTTCTGACTCCAAAAGTAGTTCTTTCCTCTACCACTGCATGTTTTGGAATTAACTAACCATGTTTTGGTTCATTTAGAACTTAAACTTGTAGCTAAGAATGGgcagcttatattttatttttttgcttttacatcaCCTTGATTTCCACATGTGTCTATCTTTCTCGTACTCTTAGGTAGAcatccataattaaaaaaaaaaaaaaatctctattcttAGACATCACATTGACTATTCagggatttttgttgttgctgttgggTAGATCATCATTTCCTGAATCGTTGTCCCTTTAAAAGTAACTTCTACTCTGTCATTATCCAATTTCTTATTAACTTCATTGGGGTGTATGGAGCCCATgatttattgttgctattattgttaacATAAATGGGTATGAAAATTCACTCCTGCAAAACAAACCTTAGTCATAGTGATTGCCCAGTGACCTTCATCTCTGGCTGTGAGACAAGGGgatgaatgaaattattgttaaGAAGAATACTCAAGAATACCTGAAGAACTTAGAACATTTGAGTAtgcttatagtatttttctttgcAGTCTTCTGCTGAAAGTTTAAACTACTGGTTTCTTCTtttgagagaaataaataaatgttattacaaTTAAAAGTAATAATTTGGGAAAGAATGGACAGTGCCTGTTTATATTCCTAAGAGTCTCCACTCTTGGCTCTAGAAATGTATTTGttccaacaaaaagaaaaaaatcattgattctttaaaaaaaaattatgcaagcTTAATTttacagtttaatttttttttttttttttaatgatcttcaATAGTTGAAAAAACTTATTCCACTAACATTGTCACACTAGTGCTAATAAGTGTTTAGTTGAATGTCATTGAGAAGTCCAAACATCTAAGAGGAATATAGTATACCCTGATAATTTCTGGCAGTCATTGGAGTGACAAACAGAGAGAAtccattgttttcattatttttcctatgcCATTAGcatttaaagaaatttgtttaATTGATCCTTTTGAGACTATTAGTTTATATAATCTGTTATCCACTTTAATAGAAAttctagatagcaagtaaaaTTGGCTATTTTCTTCTGTTGCTAAGCATActaatatacttatttttttttcttcatccataGGCTAAAGAAATCCTTACAAAAGAGTCCAATGTACAAGAGGTGCGATGTCCAGTCACTGTCTGTGGAGATGTTCATGGGCAATTTCATGATCTCATGGAACTTTTTAGAATTGGTGGCAAATCACCAGACACAAATTACTTGTTTATGGGTGATTATGTTGACAGAGGATATTATTCAGTTGAAACAGTAACACTGCTTGTAGCTCTTAAGGtaacttttatcatttttctttggcCATGTGTACCATTTATTTATGTACCATGAATGCTTTTTACTATCCTAGTATGTggctgctatttttttttttttgtttgtttcgttTTACTGAAAATAGACATAGacatttcttgactttttaaaatgaatgaagagataggaagaaaaaaactatttctcAAGAGAGCTGTTTCTAGGAACTAGTGTTAAAAAGCTGTGCTGATACATAATTAATATAAGTATCCCAGGAATTTGTGTGCTGGCAACTGGGaatgtgtaaaaaaaatttttttgtttttaatattatctatagCTCCTTTTGAAGAAAAACTCTAATTGTAGGACATTATTAGAATTTATTTAGATTTCTTGAGAACCAGCAGGCCAAACTCAGTTTTGTGAAAGGATATACATAATGTAGCAGCCACGAGCTGCTTTTCCTCAGTGTTTTGAAAGGAGTGGATTAATGTAGTGCCAAAAAGTGGGTTTTTGGAGGGAATTAAtagtcattcatttttttctttgagattttgaaGCGTGTTCACAATTACAGATGAAATATTCTATataatttaaggagaaaaatcTTCATCTGTTCCATAAGAAGTTGTACTGTGTATGACTTTTAAAGACATTTTCCTGGGctctttgttttagttttatttctgggtcacttttttttttttttaaacttttattatttttttgctgaggcttgcccaggttcacacagttagcaagtgctaagtgtctaagaacagatttgaactcaagtttcctgacttcagggctggtgctctatccactgcgccacctaactgctcccCAGAGTCACTCTTGAATGACAATTTCCTGTAATAAAATCCTATGGTACTAACTAAACAAATTGAAAGCATGAAGGAAAGTATGTAAATCCACCAATCCACCTATACCTAGAATCCAGAATTACATGATCAGCAGAAATCTGAGTATTTCATTTCCCTAAGAATTTGTGTGATTTCAGGGTTGAAGGGTGTTCTTTTAGTATTTGCCTAAGCAATAGGAGAATAAGCTTTCAAGAATATTTTAAACCCTGAAAACTTGGCTATTGGTAAGGAAAATTGAATATTTTCCTAAGTAAACTGGAATAGCCACTTTGAGGTTCCCTCTATGTTGTAATTGGCTTccttttaagaaattaattaatgttcctttgtgtttttgttttcaggTTCGTTACCGTGAACGTATCACTATTCTTCGAGGGAATCATGAGAGTAGACAAATCACACAAGTATATGGTTTCTATGATGAGTGTTTAAGGAAATATGGAAATGCAAAtgtttggaaatattttacagaCCTTTTTGATTATCTTCCTCTAACTGCCTTGGTGGATGGTCAGGTATGTTTTGATGTCATTCTCAGTGTATTAGTGTAGCGTCAGTACTTAGCACTTGTTTAAATGAGTAGTAGATATAATGGGACAAAGGATGATAGAAACTTCATTCCTGCCTTCATGGAGTTCAGTCGTATAGTTTTATGTAGTACAAACTACATAAAAATACCAAGGAAATGAAAAGCAAATATGTGATTGGTGTGGGATGAAGTTAATCAGAAAAGTCTTCTTTGACTGCTTGAAGAAGCTGAAGCAAATTGAATCTGAAAGAAAGTAGTAAATGTAGATTTTGGGAGAAGGGAGCTTTCCAGTCCTGAAGAATAATATGCACAAAGGTATCCTGGGAGAGAATAAAGGATAATGAACACTGACTACCGTGATGACTAGCCTACATGGTGATATAAGATTTTGATTGTGATAGTACAGGTACCTGAGCTTGAATAAGCTTAGGACTGGCTATGTGTGGAATGCTTTAGTaataaatataatgcaaaatACCTAAAGCTTCTGTTgagtaatctttttattttttttattttttctcttgagCAATCTTGACATGTAAATACTTCTTTCAGATATTCTGTCTACATGGTGGTCTGTCACCATCCATAGATACACTGGATCATATCAGAGCACTTGATCGCCTACAAGAAGTTCCCCATGaggtatttgtttttatttgttctttataaactattctgtcattttccttctcttttgggGAGGTTAATAACTAAACCTTACAggtatttgtttatatttaaactAGTGACTATTAGTTAAGATATGTATTATTTAGATCTGGATATTTGGCTGTTATTTGGCTACCTTGAAATATAATGATCACTACAGAATTTAGATAAGAGAATTACTGGTAGATGTATCAGTGCAAGTCCATCCATCTCTGTTTCTGGAACAACAAGTTGAAAGTACATAATCTTTTTAGAATTGTCTCCATGAGTGCCGGAGGGAGATAATTTCaaactcagaattttttaaaaacaacttgtCCTTAAATACTACAAATACATGCTATTTCTCATGTTCAAATGGCTCATAGTTGGTTAATttataaagattaattttaattttaatgtgtgTTTGTAGGGTCCAATGTGTGATTTGCTTTGGTCAGATCCAGATGACCGTGGTGGTTGGGGTATTTCTCCTCGAGGTGCTGGATATACATTTGGACAAGATATTTCAGAGACATTTAATCATGCCAATGGCCTCACGTTGGTATCCAGAGCTCACCAGCTGGTGATGGAAGTAAGTCATAAATCATAAGATTATAGCCAGAATTCTAAAATGAACTCCCTTTATTTTAGAGGTGTAGGAAATAAGGTCCAAAGATGAACTTCACCTCAATTTTCTGTTATAATATGCCTGACAAGTGATCATCCAGACTTTCCTTGAAAATTTGCGGTGAGAAAGGTCCTGTTCTTCTTTTAAGTTTTATGTCCTGATACAGAAAGTCAAAATTGAAAAAAGGAGACCGGTAGTTACTCTTCCCCTTATAGAGAAATTGAGCTTTGGTCTCCCCAATATGTTCTGGAGCATCTGGAAAGATGTAGGATAAAAGCATAATTGGAATGATGCCCAGAGACTATGCCCCCCATTATGCCCTGAAATGCTATAATtggcattttaaatttttatataaatagcaTATTAAATATTTAGGCATTTAATAGTTAAATATCTTGGTCCTagtctatgtatatattttgatataagcTAAGTTTAGTTGCACATTAAATCTTTATACAATATACTAAAAAGAATATGTCCTGTGGTATAGCTACcacttatttatatttctctaagaCCCATGAGGTTTTTTATCTATTTAGGTATCTTATGACATAGTGCTTTATCCTGGTCAACTTTCTCATTTCTTGCTCTCtggttctgtctctgtctctctttctcttcctcccttcccctacgCCTCCTCCATCTCACTTATCTCTGGTTCAACTAACATCTCCATGTTACTGATTTCCTAGAATCTACATATGCAATCTTCTCTCCCTTCTGCCCCAGTTTCATATCTCAAAGTTGCTTCTATATATTAAGcataagcatctcaaactcagcatgttcacaacagaattcataatcttttcctctaaacTGAACCCCCtcccatttttcccatttttcccatttctctggaGAGCTTTGCTTTTcttggatttaaattttttctcttctgccaGTTAATTTTGCTGTTCAGACTACAAATTGTGCtttcataattcttttctttttaaaagcattcagaaatattttcctgtgtgtgttttgtttttgcttttttgctttcttggGAATCTGAAGGGTTCTTTGCCTCATCAGACAGCTAATTTGGAGGCcatatttccttctcttattaatttcttcattgttaATTTATTTGCTTATGCTCAAGGTTGTTAATTGACTTCCTGACATCTttggtcatttcatttttttattccttaattttttaatcatgctttctctggaaatggaatCTCAAAGCCATCTCAGACTTACATGCTTTTAGCAGTTTCGGTTTTTTACCACAAGTGACTGTTTCTAGCAGGCCTGATAGATGCACACACATTGGTATCCTGTCTTAGTTCTATTTCTCAGTTCTCTGACTAATGTTTCAGTAGAAAATACTCCAGGCTTAGCAAAGAATAGGTTTCTCTGCCTTCTGATTTTCTGTGGAAGTGGATGGAAAGTAGAGTTGAGTTCTGTTGCAAGCTTGTGAATCAGTTTGTGCAACTTGCCAAAATGTGGGGAAGAAGATGGAATGTTGAGTGAGTTAGAGGTGAGATACTCTTCTTTGTTATTAGTCTATTGGATTTTTACTTCATTAGGCATCTTTTGATGTTCTAGTTGGTGGTAACAATTAAATTGTTTTATCTCTAGTGCACAATTACTATTTTGGAGTGATcttgaaaattggaaaaaatgtctAGTTCTTCATCTTTTTGGTCATACGTCTGGAAACATCCAGTTTTTTCAGGATCATCTCATAGGAATCATTCCTGACTCATTCTGTTCTCCTTTACCCTACATATTTAGTTAGTTGTCAAATTTTGTTAAttctttcttcattatatttcttttgttcatCCCCTTGTCTACGCTCACACCACAACCCACCCTGATTTCAAATTGTCTTCACCTCTGTTTTGAACCATTGCAATAGCCTCATTGCTTTTCATCTAGAGTTTACTGGTCCGTTTAGCTCTCAGAATTTTTCTCACAGTATAGACCTAACCATGTTGATTTTCCACTTTAGTCATTCCTGGTtgcttttagaataaaataaaaagcctcCTATGCTTGGCATTTAAAGACCTTCATAGTCTTGCTTATGCCCATCTCTCAAGTCCATTTAGacatcatttttcttcatatattctatAGTCTAGTTTTGTTGGCTTACATGCTATTCCACATATGTGACATTTTGTCTCTCATTTCCATACCTTTTTAACAGCTATTCTTATTTGGGATGTTGTTCTTCCTCACCCCTGCATAATAAAACTCCTTGCTTCTAAGAGCTTTCTTGATTCCTCTGATAATGTTTCCTCCTCTTGAAATCACTTTGTATTTTACGTTTgtttatctgtgtacatgttatATTCCCATAATAATAAGCAATCCTCAAAACAGGACAAAAATGTTTTGTGTTCTTTTATTTAATAGCATAagtcaaataataataaagtcatatctaacttggtgtttctttttgcttattttagggATATAATTGGTGCCATGACAGGAATGTAGTAACAATATTCAGTGCTCCAAATTATTGTTATCGTTGTGGTAACCAAGCTGCAATCATGGAACTTGATGATACTCTAAAGTACTCTTTGTAAGTATTTACACGATAAGTTGTCTGTTAAGTGGCAACGTAGAATTGTTAATGTAGAATTGAATTGGTAGCAGTTAGAACATTAATAGTTGAATGTAGTTCTAAAGGTTTAGAAATGAAAAGGTTAAATCAGTTTGCTATACTTGAACTCCTCATGTTCATGTAATATTCTAGAGTTTATAATGTGCTTTCTTCTTGTGAGATAGATATAagaattatcctcattttacttatGATAAATAAGGGCACATTTTCTTCTAGTCACATTATAGTAAAGATTTGAGCTAGGAGTCAAAACCAAGACCCTTGGGACTAAATCCAGTGTGCACTCTCTGTCTTATCAGTATAATTACTTTTAAACATATAGTTATATTGAATAGATGTGGGTTTTGAGTTACTATTAAAGACAAATACACTTCTgtttttgaaatatatgaaatatgaaCCTTGTGATCACTTAGGGACcctaataatgaataatattgtGTGCACTTACTTCTCAAGGACACAAAATGTCCATGAAATGTAATTAGTGCATTAAATAAATTGAATGAGTATCACTGAAATGTATGATTGAAACCAGATTTCCTTCTGCATCCATATTTTGTTTAGTTGGAAGTTATATTCTTCAGTTAACTCACAAGAGATTATAGGTTTAGGGCAAAGTGTTGAGGTTCAGTAGTGTGTAGGTTGGACAGAAATTGGGCATGTTAGACTAACTGTAGGCCAGGCtaagaataatttttacattgtATAGGTCATAGCGGATCATGACTTTAGggctttaaatttaaatcttaatttatattatattgaacTATTAGTTTTAAGGAAGActaaaatttagaaaagtgaactttgggataagaaaaagataatttgttTCTACCATCATTATTTTGACCTCTTGAAATACGACGATTTGTTTTTCAGCTTGCAGTTTGACCCAGCACCACGTAGAGGTGAACCACATGTTACTCGTCGTACCCCAGACTACTTCCTGTAATGAGATTTTAAACTTGTACAGTATTGCCATGAACCATACGTTGACCTAAAGGAAATGGGAAGAGCAACAGTAACTCCAAAGTGTCAGAAAATAGTTAACATTCAAAAAACTTGTTTTCATACGGACCAAAAGATGTGCCATATAAAAATACAGAGCCTCTTGTCATCAACAGCCGTGACCACTTTAGAATGAACCAGTTCATTGCATGCTGAAGCAACATTGTTGGTCAAGAAACCAGTTTCTGGCATAGGCTATTTGTAGTtacttttgctttctctgagaGACTGCAAATATTAAGATGTAAACATTAACACCTCGTGAATACAATTTAACTTTCCATTTAGCTATAGCTTTACTCAGCATGACTGTAGATAAGGATAGCAGCAAACAATCATTGGAGCTTAATGAACGTTTTGAAAAATAAGTACCAAGGCCTCCCCTCTATTTGTGAGTTctgaaattgttttgtttattttcaggGAATACTGTTTAATTTAATTGTATGATTTGTCTGCACTCAGTTTATTTCCCTTCCCAGCCTCAGCCCTACATTGTTCTTTGTTATTGTCAGATACTGGTGAGTTGTTTTGaactgaactgtttttttttttttttttttttttttcctcctgtaagaTGTTACTGCACAAGAGCGCTGCAGTGTTTTCATAATAAACTTGTGAACTAAGTActgaaaaatgtcaaaatttgATTGTAGCAAAGGGCAGACTGGTGCTGTTTTATTCAAACAAAGAATCAATTTATAAATTGTTGAATTCcaggtaaagaaaaataaaaatcaaggccACTACAGAATCTCTGTGGAAACTTATTGCTAGTTCTTGACTTTTCACTTCAGGACTATTTCCAGCAGAGAGACTAGAACTTTATAGGTACCACCCCATCTTTTTCACCACATTTACATTTCTATAAGAATAGGCTTTTTTATTTACCTTAATTGGAGGGGAATGAAGTTGATGGTAGTgtgtaaaaattaaattctgatacttcaagatttttcttcttccaaaaaatACCATGTTTTCAAAtactgttattttaaattgaaaataccATTTTCATATGAgacctttttaaaaagtcaaattgtCAATTATTTTGTGGTAACAAATAAGTATGACTTTGCTATCTACAATTAGCACAATTCCAGATAAGAGCAAGTGAAAGCATTAGATTTTGGGTCTCTGGCTCTGGCCTGGATCAGAATTTCATTGTTACATACGGCTTAACATGAATAAATCTTTGGACCATGGCTTTTATGTgtatctcctttccctcttccactCAGGCAAATTAAGTTTAAATGAAATGGCATTAATATTAATGGCTTGATTAAAAGTCATTTCTAATCTTTATAGTAGTAAGATTAGGAGGTTAACACAGTGCCTCTGGAATCTTAATTTAACTTAGTTACTAGCACAGAACCACTATCTGACTCCTAAAATTTAACAGATCAATTCCttattatgtataaaaatgatttaattaaaagttttcctgtttttctttgcaTGAGTTGGATatcttctacttttccctttttggtcatCTGTGAATATTGCCTTAACTGAGTAAATGTATTTTGATAACTCTTGGCAAAGGATTCAAGAATTGCTCGATAtcccatttttctcatctattgaTCTCTACAAACattggaacatttttttcttctaaaggtATTGACCGTGTTTTACAAGAACCCATTGTTTCTTCACACTCTCAGATTTATTTCCTTAGTTACCTTTtggctcttttctctctcccccccccccccccatcttatCTGTACTCATAAGGAGTCTATACACATACCAGTTTCATTCTATTGCCCAACCAAGTCAGGTGCCTCAAGTGCCTGCAGGCTTACTCATGCAGCTTCCCTGTAGATCCTATGATGTCAGAATCATTTCCTACGGGAAGCATTCTTCTGGTGATTGACATGGAAGTGCTGTTGATTTAGGTAGGTATTTGTGTTTTCCAGGGGTAAATGCCATAGGgcatttattttctaaatctgcctaggtttttatttattttttaaacaaaacatatCTCATCTTAAATATATCTTAATCTTAGAGTTAAGAGTAGGGGTTGTTAGTGAttgcattaatttcttttaaaatacagagATGTTGGAAAAGAGCccctttttaataatttgatttgcttttatatagcacttggaAGCACTTATTCTTGAAAGATATTACAAATTTAACCTTCTGCCTTTGCAGAGTAAGAAGaggtatattcattttttaaaatcaatcaacTTAAACTTAGCAGTTGTGTTGTTTCTTGGCACAGTCTATGTGCCAAAAATGTGGTCCTTTGaagtttgcatttatttttaaactgttaAAGCATTCatgttttaatttctcttaaatattttccccatggAATAACCTCAGTGTAGAAGCCTTTTAACTAGTTCATAAAGGTGAAGGGTGTTTTTCTCATATGTACTTAACTATCTAATAATTTCCTTGCATCAAGAAGTAGAATGGGCCCTGATTTGGTTGTTACAGTTCTATTAAGGGAGCTTAACTTATTTTTGAGAATTGTTCAAGCCTATAGTAATATGATTCCCTGTATGAGACAGAAAAAAcctaaactaaataaataaatttaaatatagtaatttttaaaggaattggattttattaaagtcttactgatttttttaaactcatttcagTACAAGATTACATATAGCTTGATGTGTTCTGATTTGATAATCAgttctcacttccttttttttttaaagtaggtttTTAATTAAGTTGAGAAAACATCTCCTTTGAGACTTGTTTCCAGATGAATAAAAATGCTTTAGTCtgtattgatagatagatagataaatgtctCCATGTAGCAGATTTGCCTTACCCCCCAAATTTTTTTGCCTGACTTAGGCAAGTTGATGAGTACTGTGACCAAATATTAACCCTGAAATTGTCTCTATTTAAAATACA
The DNA window shown above is from Sminthopsis crassicaudata isolate SCR6 chromosome 2, ASM4859323v1, whole genome shotgun sequence and carries:
- the PPP2CA gene encoding serine/threonine-protein phosphatase 2A catalytic subunit alpha isoform, whose amino-acid sequence is MDEKVFTKELDQWIEQLNECKQLSESQVKSLCEKAKEILTKESNVQEVRCPVTVCGDVHGQFHDLMELFRIGGKSPDTNYLFMGDYVDRGYYSVETVTLLVALKVRYRERITILRGNHESRQITQVYGFYDECLRKYGNANVWKYFTDLFDYLPLTALVDGQIFCLHGGLSPSIDTLDHIRALDRLQEVPHEGPMCDLLWSDPDDRGGWGISPRGAGYTFGQDISETFNHANGLTLVSRAHQLVMEGYNWCHDRNVVTIFSAPNYCYRCGNQAAIMELDDTLKYSFLQFDPAPRRGEPHVTRRTPDYFL